ACCGCGCCGATAAGAATTCTCAGCTTGCCCTCTCACGCCAGTTGGCTCTGCAAGCGTTGGACTTGGCCGGCCAGCAACCCGGCCTGGCGCTGTTGTTGAGCGTGGAGGCCAACCGGCTGACCGATACAGATGATGTGAAGAACGCACTGCTGGGCGTGTTCAAGACCAATCCGACTCTGCTCGGCTATTTTTACGGCCACACCGACCCGGTCACCGGCGTGGCCCTCAGCGCTGACAGCACGGTGTTGGCATCGGGCGATGAGACGGGCACGATCATTTTGTGGGATGTTGCCACCGGCCAACAAACGAGCCAACTCACCGGGCACACTGGCGGCATCACCGGCCTCGACTTCAGCGCCGACGGCAAGCAACTCGCTTCAAGCAGTCTCGACGGCACAGCGCGATTGTGGGATGTGGCAAGCCGCGCGGAGCTTGCGCGGCCTGACTATGGAGACGCGCCTTTCGAGTTCACCGAAGTTTTAGGCGTGGCTTTCAGAGCCAATAACCGGACTCTACGTATCATCGGTTGCGCCAGACCAGCGGGGACATCTGCCGCATGCAACAACCTCTACGTGTGGCAGTGGGACATTGTCACCGGCCAACGCACCGGCGGCCTGTTGTTATACAATGGCGAAATTCTGCCTGGCCTTACCTTCCGCGCCGACGAGAAAATGGTGGCCTATAGCCGTCAGAACAAAATCATTCTGGCAAACGTCACTGTCGGGCCGCTGGAACAGATCGAACCTCGCCTCGACGATCACACAGACGAAATCACCGGCCTCGCCTTCGGCCTGGATGGCCAGTTACTGGCCTCCAGCAGTTTGGATAACACCGTCCGCCTGTGGGACGTGAACCGGCGAAAACAAATCGGCCTGCCGCTCGTTGGGCATAGAGGCGCGGTGCGAAGTGTGGCCTTCAGCGCCGGCGATACCTTCGTCTCTGGCGGCGACGATAACGCCGTCATCCTGTGGAGCGCCCCGACAATACAACCTAACGAGGATGTGAGCGACGCGAATAACTTTGCGCTGTTGAACGCGCGCGCCTGCCAGACTGCCGGCCGCAACCTGACCCAGGCCGAGTGGGCGCAATACCTGCCCGGCACGCTCTATCGCAAAACCTGCGAGCAGTGGGCTGAGGGGGAATGAGAGCCACGGAGTCCGCGTCCTCGCGGGCGGCCAACCGCGTCCCACAGGGATGCTTCGCGAAGGACGCGGTTGGGGAGCGTCAAATCGGCCAAAACTCGATTTATCAAACAGGCTCTAACGGCAAGGTAAAACGGATCGTCGTGCCCTGGCCCGGCGCGCTCTCGGCGACGATTTCCCCGCCATGAGCCGCCACTAAATTTTTGGCAATCGCCAACCCCAACCCCGTCCCGCGCGACTCGACGGACTTGTAGAAGCGATCAAAAATGTGGGGCAAGTCGTCGGGGGCGATGCCCGAGCCGGTGTCGCCAACAGAGACGGCGACACCGTTTTCGGTGGTGGCTGCCGTCACTTGCACCCTGCCGCCGCGCGGCGTGTAACGCAGGCCATTCGCGATCAAGTTCGAGAGCACTTCCCGAATCCGGACCGGATCAATTTCCAGCAGTGGCAAGTCCGCCATCAAGAGGCTCAGTTCAATATTCGCCGCGTCAGCCTGGGTTTGAAAAGAGGCGACGGCTTCGCCAAGAAGCACATCCAGATCAGTTTGCTCGCGCTGGAGTTTGAGCATGCCGCTCTCGGCCAGCGCCAGCGTTCGCAGGTCGTCTATCAGGCGCGAGATGACGCGAGTCTCTTCGAGGACGGGCGAGAGGTGGGCCTCGTCCGCCGGGTAGACTCCGTCGAGCAGGGCCTCGAGGTTGCCTTGCACCACAGTCAGCGGCGTGCGCAGTTCGTGAGTCACGTCGGCCAGCAGGTTGCGGCGCTGGGCTTCGTTCTTCTCCAGTCGCTCGGTCATAGCGTTGAAAGCGCGAGTCAGGGCGCGCACCTCACGCGGCCCGCGCTCGGCGACGCGGGCGGTGTAGTCGCCGGCTTCCACCCGGCCGGCCGCTTCCATCAGATCGTCCACCGGCAAAGCGGTGCGCCTCAGCGACCGTCCGATCAACGTAAACGCCATGACGACGATCACAAAACTGCTGAAGCCGAGGAAGGGCACTGCGCCGCGCGGGATGTGAAAGCGTTCGGCGCCGACAAACGCCAGCCAGAATGCCAGCGAACAGCCGCCGACGGTGAACATAGAC
This genomic interval from Chloroflexota bacterium contains the following:
- a CDS encoding HAMP domain-containing histidine kinase translates to MDDGRVIVHRLPSVVNLPMHFRRFPRRRPPWWPNDEPWPPMGPPGLRVWRNMRGRFFWRLGGLFALLSMFTVGGCSLAFWLAFVGAERFHIPRGAVPFLGFSSFVIVVMAFTLIGRSLRRTALPVDDLMEAAGRVEAGDYTARVAERGPREVRALTRAFNAMTERLEKNEAQRRNLLADVTHELRTPLTVVQGNLEALLDGVYPADEAHLSPVLEETRVISRLIDDLRTLALAESGMLKLQREQTDLDVLLGEAVASFQTQADAANIELSLLMADLPLLEIDPVRIREVLSNLIANGLRYTPRGGRVQVTAATTENGVAVSVGDTGSGIAPDDLPHIFDRFYKSVESRGTGLGLAIAKNLVAAHGGEIVAESAPGQGTTIRFTLPLEPV